One window from the genome of Hoplias malabaricus isolate fHopMal1 chromosome 18, fHopMal1.hap1, whole genome shotgun sequence encodes:
- the LOC136674828 gene encoding aryl hydrocarbon receptor-like isoform X1, whose protein sequence is MSCCCGFLLQSEPGSTHSPRAWRSRNSTETLRPNAENHDDSKSTPSKRHRDRLNGELDKLTALLPFSEEVRGRLDKLSILRLSVGYVKIKKFLQATMRMYDWGALSCGNNGRTATSVDGVNFSEGDFLLQALNGFVLVVSTEGSVFYASSTIQDYLGFHQSDVIQQSIYELIHVDDRSMFQCQLHFALNSKSGVGGPRRFESYSPECLPPENSAFLERSFCCRFRCLLDDSSGFLALNIQGRLKYLHGDHQTVENSSTPHPQIVLFVIASPVQPVGILQIRTKTLIFQTKHKLDFAPLSIDTRGMMVLGYSEMELCTRRSGYQFIHAADMMHCADNHLRMIKTGESGFTVFRLLTKNGVWVWVQANARVVFKGDKPDFIIARQKPLTNEEGEETLRQRRLQLPFSFAGEAVLYENLDVPKVHSKKKNKSTDQNDLGPDSLLGSMLRQDHSIYTPPAGAELQCPLDQAFVDSHALLSVRSNGWRLDPLESSFNQNTMLEALQKILGKEGGEGPLTGWEMDHTELKEWEDALMRIHLERGDGPAQLNDILANDVFSYVEEALLKETTMKDNKQTRPQGAEMEEGKSLDSSQSEPVKWLQNSMLSRNPVKVHQNFTDSKPGGHTS, encoded by the exons ACCAAATGCTGAGAACCATGATGATTCAAAGTCAACCCCATCGAAGCGCCATCGGGATCGGCTAAATGGTGAGCTGGACAAGCTGACTGCTCTACTGCCGTTCTCAGAGGAAGTGAGAGGACGCTTAGACAAATTATCCATTCTCCGCCTCAGTGTGGGGTATGTTAAAATCAAGAAGTTCCTTCAAG CAACAATGAGGATGTATGATTGGGGGGCGTTATCCTGTGGTAACAATGGAAGGACAGCAACTTCAGTAGATGGGGTCAACTTCTCTGAAGGGGATTTTTTGCTGCAG GCTCTGAATGGGTTCGTCTTGGTGGTGTCCACTGAGGGCAGTGTCTTCTATGCCTCTTCTACTATACAAGATTACTTGGGTTTCCATCAA TCAGATGTTATTCAACAGAGCATTTATGAGCTGATCCACGTTGATGACCGCTCTATGTTCCAATGCCAGCTGCACTTTGCCCTCAACTCAAAAAGTGGTGTTGGTG GACCAAGAAGATTTGAGAGCTACAGCCCTGAGTGTCTTCCACCAGAGAACTCCGCGTTCCTGGAGAGGAGCTTCTGCTGTCGCTTCCGCTGTCTTTTGGACGATTCTTCTGGCTTCCTG GCCCTGAATATTCAGGGGAGACTGAAATACCTTCATGGAGATCACCAGACTGTGGAGAACAGCTCAACACCTCATCCACAAATTGTTCTCTTTGTGATAGCGAGTCCTGTTCAGCCTGTGGGGATTTTACAGATCAGAACCAAGACCTTAATTTTCCAAACCAAACATAAGCTGGACTTTGCTCCACTGAGCATAGACACCAG GGGGATGATGGTTTTGGGATACTCAGAAATGGAATTGTGCACCAGAAGATCTGGCTATCAGTTCATTCACGCTGCTGATATGATGCACTGTGCTGACAACCACTTGAGAA TGATAAAGACGGGAGAGAGTGGATTCACTGTCTTCAGGCTCCTGACTAAGAATGGAGTGTGGGTCTGGGTTCAGGCCAATGCCAGAGTGGTGTTCAAGGGAGATAAGCCTGATTTCATAATAgctcggcagaagcccttaac AAATGAAGAAGGTGAGGAGACTCTACGTCAGAGACGACTGCAGCTTCCTTTCAGCTTCGCAGGAGAGGCTGTACTTTATGAAAACTTGGACGTTCCAAAAGTGCacagcaaaaagaaaaacaaatctaCAGATCAGAACGACCTGGGCCCTGACTCACTTTTGGGCTCCATGCTCAGACAAGACCACTCCATTTATACACCTCCAGCAGGTGCAGAATTGCAGTGTCCTCTGGACCAGGCCTTCGTGGACAGTCATGCCCTGCTTAGTGTTCGTAGCAATGGCTGGAGACTGGACCCTCTTGAGTCCAGCTTTAACCAGAATACTATGTTGGAAGCCCTGCAGAAGATCCTAGGCAAAGAAGGTGGAGAGGGACCTCTGACGGGCTGGGAGATGGACCACACTGAGTTGAAGGAATGGGAGGATGCCTTAATGAGGATACATCTAGAAAGAGGGGATGGACCTGCTCAACTGAATGACATTCTGGCTAATGATGTTTTCTCATATGTAGAAGAAGCTCTTTTGAAAGAGACCACTATGAAGGATAATAAGCAGACCAGACCTCAAGGTGCAGAAATGGAAGAAGGCAAGAGTCTTGATTCTTCCCAAAGTGAGCCAGTGAAGTGGCTCCAGAACTCTATGTTGTCCAGGAACCCTGTGAAGGTCCATCAGAATTTCACAGATTCCAAACCAGGTGGTCACACGTCTTAA
- the LOC136674828 gene encoding aryl hydrocarbon receptor-like isoform X2 — MYAAKKRKRPVPKIPNAENHDDSKSTPSKRHRDRLNGELDKLTALLPFSEEVRGRLDKLSILRLSVGYVKIKKFLQATMRMYDWGALSCGNNGRTATSVDGVNFSEGDFLLQALNGFVLVVSTEGSVFYASSTIQDYLGFHQSDVIQQSIYELIHVDDRSMFQCQLHFALNSKSGVGGPRRFESYSPECLPPENSAFLERSFCCRFRCLLDDSSGFLALNIQGRLKYLHGDHQTVENSSTPHPQIVLFVIASPVQPVGILQIRTKTLIFQTKHKLDFAPLSIDTRGMMVLGYSEMELCTRRSGYQFIHAADMMHCADNHLRMIKTGESGFTVFRLLTKNGVWVWVQANARVVFKGDKPDFIIARQKPLTNEEGEETLRQRRLQLPFSFAGEAVLYENLDVPKVHSKKKNKSTDQNDLGPDSLLGSMLRQDHSIYTPPAGAELQCPLDQAFVDSHALLSVRSNGWRLDPLESSFNQNTMLEALQKILGKEGGEGPLTGWEMDHTELKEWEDALMRIHLERGDGPAQLNDILANDVFSYVEEALLKETTMKDNKQTRPQGAEMEEGKSLDSSQSEPVKWLQNSMLSRNPVKVHQNFTDSKPGGHTS; from the exons ATGTATGCggcaaagaaaagaaagagaccTGTTCCTAAAAT ACCAAATGCTGAGAACCATGATGATTCAAAGTCAACCCCATCGAAGCGCCATCGGGATCGGCTAAATGGTGAGCTGGACAAGCTGACTGCTCTACTGCCGTTCTCAGAGGAAGTGAGAGGACGCTTAGACAAATTATCCATTCTCCGCCTCAGTGTGGGGTATGTTAAAATCAAGAAGTTCCTTCAAG CAACAATGAGGATGTATGATTGGGGGGCGTTATCCTGTGGTAACAATGGAAGGACAGCAACTTCAGTAGATGGGGTCAACTTCTCTGAAGGGGATTTTTTGCTGCAG GCTCTGAATGGGTTCGTCTTGGTGGTGTCCACTGAGGGCAGTGTCTTCTATGCCTCTTCTACTATACAAGATTACTTGGGTTTCCATCAA TCAGATGTTATTCAACAGAGCATTTATGAGCTGATCCACGTTGATGACCGCTCTATGTTCCAATGCCAGCTGCACTTTGCCCTCAACTCAAAAAGTGGTGTTGGTG GACCAAGAAGATTTGAGAGCTACAGCCCTGAGTGTCTTCCACCAGAGAACTCCGCGTTCCTGGAGAGGAGCTTCTGCTGTCGCTTCCGCTGTCTTTTGGACGATTCTTCTGGCTTCCTG GCCCTGAATATTCAGGGGAGACTGAAATACCTTCATGGAGATCACCAGACTGTGGAGAACAGCTCAACACCTCATCCACAAATTGTTCTCTTTGTGATAGCGAGTCCTGTTCAGCCTGTGGGGATTTTACAGATCAGAACCAAGACCTTAATTTTCCAAACCAAACATAAGCTGGACTTTGCTCCACTGAGCATAGACACCAG GGGGATGATGGTTTTGGGATACTCAGAAATGGAATTGTGCACCAGAAGATCTGGCTATCAGTTCATTCACGCTGCTGATATGATGCACTGTGCTGACAACCACTTGAGAA TGATAAAGACGGGAGAGAGTGGATTCACTGTCTTCAGGCTCCTGACTAAGAATGGAGTGTGGGTCTGGGTTCAGGCCAATGCCAGAGTGGTGTTCAAGGGAGATAAGCCTGATTTCATAATAgctcggcagaagcccttaac AAATGAAGAAGGTGAGGAGACTCTACGTCAGAGACGACTGCAGCTTCCTTTCAGCTTCGCAGGAGAGGCTGTACTTTATGAAAACTTGGACGTTCCAAAAGTGCacagcaaaaagaaaaacaaatctaCAGATCAGAACGACCTGGGCCCTGACTCACTTTTGGGCTCCATGCTCAGACAAGACCACTCCATTTATACACCTCCAGCAGGTGCAGAATTGCAGTGTCCTCTGGACCAGGCCTTCGTGGACAGTCATGCCCTGCTTAGTGTTCGTAGCAATGGCTGGAGACTGGACCCTCTTGAGTCCAGCTTTAACCAGAATACTATGTTGGAAGCCCTGCAGAAGATCCTAGGCAAAGAAGGTGGAGAGGGACCTCTGACGGGCTGGGAGATGGACCACACTGAGTTGAAGGAATGGGAGGATGCCTTAATGAGGATACATCTAGAAAGAGGGGATGGACCTGCTCAACTGAATGACATTCTGGCTAATGATGTTTTCTCATATGTAGAAGAAGCTCTTTTGAAAGAGACCACTATGAAGGATAATAAGCAGACCAGACCTCAAGGTGCAGAAATGGAAGAAGGCAAGAGTCTTGATTCTTCCCAAAGTGAGCCAGTGAAGTGGCTCCAGAACTCTATGTTGTCCAGGAACCCTGTGAAGGTCCATCAGAATTTCACAGATTCCAAACCAGGTGGTCACACGTCTTAA